atcttaaaaaaaaagaaaagttgtatttTAACAGGAAGAATGTGGGGCTGCATCACAGCCTCTGTCTTCATTATGGGGCAGAGCCCAGAGATGGCACATTAATACCAGTTTATTTGGCATCTAATTTCCAGTTAGGTTACAGTCAGCTGCTaagagatttcattttctttaagggCACCAATGGCTGGAATTTTCCATAGTAACTGTGGATAACTCATACATTTAAATAGATTTATTCTAGTTTGACATTTGATTACAGGCTCATAAACTGGACCAGGAGGAAATAGGGGTTGTTAATTAGCAAGAATGTTTGAAGaaaaattggaattaaaaaaaaaaaatctctcttttgcCTTTAGTTATGTTAAATTGGTGGTTGAGAAGTAggttcttactaattttttttttaaggttttatttatttatttgacagacagaaatcacaagtaggcagagaggccggcagagagagagggggaagatggctccctgctgagcagagagcccgatttggggcttgatcccaggaccctgggatcatgacccaatccgAAGGcagagccgcccaggcaccccgattCTTACTAATTATTAAGGAAAAGAAGTTCAGGCCTCAGAAATCTTAGACTCTTCAGCTGATTTCATTGGTGTATTTAACAACATTTGTCCAGAAGAGCGGGTCATTGGGGCGCTAGGGGAGCACCTAGAATCTGGTTTAGTTATGGAATTTTCAtaggtaaaattattttgatcTGTAATATTGACAGCGAAGAAAAAGCTAACTATAAATGGAATAGTTTGGTATAGACAGTGGAGGCGAAGGGAGAGAGGCTTATAGAGGATTTAGATTTTCAAGGCATCTGTTGGAACGAGTGGACGGCGGGGGGAGGGAGATGGACAGATTGGGGGCAGCTCACCACTCGAGTGGCAAGGGTCCTTGTCAGACCCGTTCCTTGGCTTTTTGAGCAGTAGAAGATGTTGGGGTGGCCATTAGGATCTTACTAGCTGTAGATGAGCCTTGCAGGGAGAGCTAGAGATAGAAGATCCTAGTGAGGTTCAGGTGGTTGGTCCTTAGTGGTGGTGAGCTTGGACATGATGTGAGTAGGAGAGCAGGCTCCGGCAGCAGTTCAGGCGGCGGTGGAGCCAGGGCGGGGGCTGGAGCGGGGCGGTGGGGGTTGGAGAGAGGGCTGTGATAGTAGCGAATGTACTTTACTGCGTACAGAGTCCTTTCATACTCGAGCTCAATAGAGTAGGTCCCGTGTGCGTTTCACATGTAGGAGCTAAGGCTCAGAGTGGGCAAGCCGCGGTTCTCAGTTCTGGGTGCACGTTACGGTTATGTGGGAGGGCTTTGACAAATACCGAGGTCTGGGGCAGGGTAGTGTCCCACTTCtcacactcttgatttcggctcaggtcaggatctcaggatcatgggatggagccccaggctcCGGGCTCAGTGCAGTCAgctggggattctctctttccctctgccccgcccctgcaTGCTtgtggcactctctctctctttttctctaaaaataagtaaataaaatctttaaaaaaaaaaaaaaagaaagaaagaaaagaaaagaaagaaaaactgaagccTGGGCCTTACCCAGTGATTGTGTAAATGTCCAGAGGCGCCACTTTTCTACACTTTCACTCCCCTGGGGATGCTGACGAGTAGCCAGGGTTGAGAGCCGGAAGATAGAGTATCTGAGGCCATGGAGCTGGTACGTGGCAGAGACAGACCCCGAAACCTGGCCTTTTGTCTCCGGGCCCcaggttttccttctcttttccgctcccctcccacccacccctgtaATTTTCTGCCCTTCCTGTGATATTCTCGCCAAACCGTCCTCCGAGCCCTGTACTGAGAGTCACAGGGATGGTGATCGTGGTGCCCGGTCAGGTTTCCACGCCGTTTTAATTCCCTGCTCCCTTTCTGGGGAGCAAGAAGCTGGCGGTGATTATTCCTCTGGCTTTTACATACGCGACTTCCTGCGCCTCCCCTGCACCCATTTCTCCCCCCGTTTCTCATCCTGCAGGCTTCAGGGAGGGCAGTGCGTCTCCAAGAGCCTGTGTTAGTGAGGGTTTCTAGGCTACAGAAACAGACTCTGGCCAactttttgggtttctttttaagCAGTATTTCGGAAGGCTAGTGGGTCTCTCAGAGAATTGAACACAATGAAAAGAGAGGTTCAAGAACTGGGTCACACCGAGTTCAAGAACTAGGGCAGCTTTGGGGATTTCAGGAAGAGGAACCGAGGATCATCTGTGCGCGACAGTTGTCTTCGCGCCTGCTGTCTTCCCAACCTGTTTGTCTCTCCCCCATCAGTTCCTGAACAGAAGCTCTGGTATAGGATAGGTCGCCACCCCCGTGGCCAGGGAGCGTGGGTCCTGTGACTAGTAGCCCCACAAGCAGCCCCCGAGCTCAGGAAGGGCAGTTGCCCTGGGCGGACCCGAACGAGGGTTACGACGAGAGTTCCTCACTACGGAGCCTTAGGTCACAGCCTTCTCTCCCTGCAAGTCCGAGCTCCTGGGGGAGCTctcctccccgcacccccccaTCTGTAGCACCTGCGTCTGTCCCTCACCACCTGGAAGCTGCAGGAGGGGCGGGCAAGTTCCCAGTCGCAGTGGGCTCTCCGGAAGCGTTGAGAGTGGAATTCGGACAGATTAACGGCAGGAATTACAGACTTGGATTCTACCCCTTTTCCGAGGTAGTGTCCAGAGCTTCCCTTCTGTGTTTTGCTGGAGCCTCTGCCATGTCCGCCGTCTCCTCTCTCACTTCGCTTTCTCCTCTTCTAAGGTGATCGCTGGCTTCAACCGCCTTCGGCAGGAGCAGCGGGGGCTGGCGTCCAAAGCCGCCGAGCTGGAGATGGAGTTGAACGAGCACaggtgaggaggtgggggagcagcCAGCGACGGGAGAGTGGGCCGGGCGGTCGCCGCGGGGTGGGCCAACTGCTCAGAGCCgcccgctccccccacccacccaccccgcaGCTTGGTGATCGACACCCTGAAGGAGGTGGATGAGGCCCGCAAGTGCTACCGCATGGTGGGAGGCGTGCTGGTGGAGCGGACGGTCAAAGAGGTGCTGCCGGCCCTGGAGAACAACAAGGAGCAGGTGAGCGGAGCCGCCCGAGGGGCGTGGAGGGGAGCGGAGGGGAGCCGGGTGCAGGCGAGCAGGTAGGAGCCCCTGTTAAAGACCGTGTAAGCAGCCTGTCGGCCTGTGCTTGTTAGGATGCTCTAAGTCTAGACTCAGACGGCAGTAGTGCGCACTGCCAGCCTCTCGCCCTGCGCCCTGGGACCTggctgagctgggggagaggaggcgGCGAGAGCCGTGTTTCTCCCAGTGTAGTCCGTGGATGCCTGCATCCGGGTCCTCTGGACGACCATCTAAAATGCtgcttcctggggcgcctggctcagtgggttaaagcctctgccttcagctcaggtcatggtcccagagtcctcggatcgagccctgcatcggcctcttTGGggatcaggaagcctgcttccccaccccctctctgcctgacactctgcctacttgtgatctctgtcaaataaataaataaaatctttaaaaaaataaaaataaaaaaataagtgcagcttcctggggcacccaggtggctcagttggttaagcaattgccttcggctcaggtcatgattctggagtcctaggatggagttaCGCATCCGGCTCCCATCTCcacggggcgtctgcttctccctctgactttctcgcttctcatgctctctccctctctcaaataaataaattaaaatcttttttaaaaaatgatatttttataccatttttggACCCACTGATTCAGGACAGTTAGAGGTGGGGCCTGTggagtggcttttttttttttttttttttttttaagtaatttctgtgcccagcgtggggcttgaacccacaagcctgagatcaggagtcatatGCTTTACCAacgagccagccaggtaccccatggAGTGGCGTTTTAAAAACAGCCACAGCCCAGGTGGTTCTTATGTACATTAAAGTCTATAAATCACTTTTGGTTTTTTGAGAGAGGCAGACTTCCAGGGTCTGGGCTCTGCTGTCAATACTGGGTGAGGCCCAAGGTATCACCCTTCCGTCAGTCCCCAGCCACTGCCAGCCATCCCAGCCAGGGGCAGGGAGTGCTAAAATCCTGTTCTGTAATCCCTGTCGCTTTCCCTCTAGATACAGAAGATCATTGAGGCACTCACACAGCAGCTTcaggcaaagggaagagaattaaatgaattccGGGAAAAGCACAACATTCGTCTGGTGGGGGAAGATGAGAAGCCGCCAGCCAAGGAGAGCTCGGAAGGGGCCGGAGCTAAGTCCAGCTCAGCGGGAGTGTTGGTCTCCTAGGGACCAAggcctttgcatttttttctaccCTGACTCCCACTTctcctaatttctctttattgttattattattattttctctgctattgtaatatttttttgttaattaaatgttTTGGTCAGAATGCTCAGCTTTATCCTGAAGCTTTCTCCCAGTGTTAGGGGTGGGATTTGCATGAGGCATGGCAAGCCTAGGACTTGGGGAGTTTGGATCCATCAGGCTCACAAACAAGAGGAGGTCCCATATTTTATCCTTTCCCTTGCAAATAAAGATGTGGCTGCTTGTTGACTGCCCTTCCCACAAAAAAATGACTCACAGACAAATGTTGACTCTCAGGTTGAAATTTAATAAGCATTTGAAGTGAGGCAGATAGCTCTGGGGATGATGCTTTATGAGTTTGCCACAAAGCAGAGGCTTGTGTCTTGGCACTGCTCTTTAGATAAATAGGTCCAGGACGCAAACCTGTGGCCTCGGTGTCCTCCCGTCCTCACCAAAACCCCCAACCAGGTAAAGCTGATCGTTCCAAAGGCAGGTCCGATGGCCCACACGTTTCAGCCCGTGGTCTGCACTGGGGAAGTGGAACCACAGAGAAGGGGACTTGCCTGGTGGGTAAGAAAGTGCTCATTGAGGTCGCAGCATTTTGGCACCGTGGGGGGCTTCTGTTCCTCACAAGACGGAAGGtttgcccattttttccctcctcactTGATTGTGGGCCTCCTCACAGTTTAATACGCTGTGTAGTCCTTTATCCTGCCCTACCCCACCCATCCTTTCCACGCCTGCAGGTTCTCCCgggctcccacctccccaccttctgcccccctccaccAGCGCCCCTCACGGGTGTCATAGACGTAGAGGTCATTGCAGATGGTGTCTCTGGCCCTGGTCAGAGTTTCTCCACCAAAGAGCACAGCGAAGGGCCCCACCACAGAGCATGAGTGATGCCGCAGGCCCCGGGGCCCCTGCCCGgagccctgccccctgctcacaAGCCTGGCAAGCTGTTCCATCAAACGGGGCGCTGCAGGTGGTTCCTCCTTCGGGGAGAAAGAAGGGGTTGGCTGGAAGGATTTGGGCCTCGCCATTTCAGCCCCCTCCACCCTCAGCAACATGTGAGCAGATACTACCTTAATTTTCCCCTGACCCCAGTGCCCTGCTACTTCTGGTTCCGCGGAGTTGCAGCCCCCAAAGAGAAGCAGCTGGTGAGCAGGGGGGTGCCCCGAGGTCGGGAGCAGGGCGGCGCAGTGACCCGAGCGGGAGGCTGTGTGGCAGCCCTCTTCCTTATAGCTGGGGGTGTGCAGAAGTTCGGGCCTGAGTTGGGTTGTCCGGAAGAGAGGAGGGCTGTCCTGCCTGTTCCCTTGGCCTCTCTGGTGGCAAGCGCGGGAAGGAGGCCGGGACGCAGCtgtgggcagaggacaggagggGACACCCGCAGGGAGCGCGCTCCGCTCTCCCCGTCAGGGTGGCTGCGGGGGGAGGGAGGTCAGGATGCGGAGAGCGTGCGCGCTCCCGCCGAGCCTTCGCTTTTCTAGAGCAGAGATGCAGGGCGGGTGACACGTTTGGGGCAGGGTTTGGGCGGGGGGCGTACCAGTAGGTGCGGGCGCTGGGGTCCAGCCTCAACGTGTAGATGCTTCCGTAGCGGCGCTGAGTGCGGGTCCCGCCCTCCCGGCCCGCCACCCGCAGCTCTCGGTCCGAGACGCTGGTGCAGGTGTGGCTGCTGAGGCCGGCGGGGGGCCGGCTGCCGGGGGCCGCGCTCCACGCCTCCCACACTCCGCGCTCCGTGTCCAGGGCGGCCACCGTGGCCAGGCGGCGCGCCCCGTCCCAGCCCCCCACCACGCAGAGCCAGCGGCCGCCCACGGGCGCCGCGTCATGGTGGCTGCGCCGCGGGCAGCCCCGGGCGCCCAGCTGCACGGCCTGTCCCGCGGCTGGGTCGAAGACCACCGTGTCGCCGCTCGGCTCTGTAGCCCCCCCGCCCGGGAGGCCCCCCACCAGGTAGAAGCGGCCCTGCAGCTCAGTGCACGAGTGGAAGGCTCTCGCCAGCAGCGCGTCCCGAGCCACCGGCCGCCAGGTCCAGCCCGCACCCCCCGGGGACCCCGCCAGCGCCatgccgcccccaccccacccccaccccgggacgCCGGGGTCCCTGGCTCCCCGCCGCTCCCTGGTCGCCCAGCAACCGCCGCCGCACCGGCAGCGCGACCGCTGCAAAGTGAAGGTCGCAAAGCACGGGTTACCGTGGAGACCGGAGACCCGGGTCGCTGCGGGAGGGCGCCGGCCTCTGGGCGAGGTCCGGGACAATCCTGGAAGACTGTCAGCCGCCGGCGGTCCGATCCCGGCCGGGTCCCCCGCCACCCCGCGGGACTGCTGCGTTATCAGAGCTGCGAGCTGATCTGAGGTGCAGGCGGGGCTCTGCAGGGGCGAGAGACACCGGCTTCTAACCGCACCTGCGCTCCCCAGGGAGGAGGGCGAGGGCGAGGCCGCGGACGGCCGGGCCCTGGCCTGGCAGTCAGGAGACTTGGGTTCTGGTCCCGGCCGTGCGCCCCACTCTCAGGGTGAGTCTCTCTAGGCCGCCTCCGCGTTCTCACTGTCACCGTGCTGTGGGCTGCGTGTCGCGGGGTCTCTCGGAAGCCGGTCCCTGCCCGCGCCGCTGCGGGAGCAGCCGCTCCGCTCTGGCCGCTAGGGGGCGCCGGAGCCCGCCTCTCGGGGCGCGACGTCGCGTGCGCGGGGTTGGCCGGCGGGTGAGGGAGGATGCGCCCGCCTCGGAGAACTCACTCCTAACCCTGGGGAGAATCTTTCCCGATCTCCGCTCGCCTCTTAGGCCCACGCAGCGCCAGGAGACTGAGGTGCGGTGGCATCTGGAACTGGAGATGAAGGGCCGGCGCCCCTCCCCGGCGTCTCCCTCTAATTCCAGCCAGTCCCCGAGCctcttcccagctctgtccctccGGGAGGACCCAGTGAGGATCGGAGAGGCCCAGAGCCAAGCCGACTAAATCTGGCTGCAGACAGGTTTCTCCTCCGCAAAAGCAGTGTGGGGCAGAAGCCGAACGCGTGTCCCCAGCGCCGGGCTGCCGACGGGAGGCTGGCTGCTGCTTCTACCTTTGGTTTCTGTGCATCAGCTCATTCCCCATCATGCCCCAGGATGGAGGCATCGAGTTTCCCGGGCTGCAGTGCGGCGGACGTGGAATTCGGGGGTCTGATGGCACAGGCCTCTGACCCTAGCTTCTGGCCCTCGGAGAAAACAGCATGGACAGAGTATgggcaggaagggacagagaccGGAAGGTCACAGTACCTGTTTCCCACCTGTCCCTGAAGCCGAGACCCCATAAGAGCTTTGAAAGTCACTGCCCGTTCATTTCCAGATTTCCCGGGGTCTGCGGGGTCTAACAGAGAGGGTCCTCAGTTTTCCCAGATCATGGgaacaaaatctctaaaaaaatcaccaactttttttttttttaagttttatttattatttgagagagagagagagagagcacgagtgagcaaggggcagagggcaagggagagaggcGGTCGGaactgagggcagaggcagagcctgacacaggcctcCCTctcaggacctcgggatcatgacctgagccaaaaccaggagtcagacgcacgaagccacccaggtgcctcccagaCCCCCAACTTATAATGTCCCTGACTGAAATCTGAGAGTCAGCCACCCTCCTAACAGCCCATCTGAAATCTGTCATGCTCCTAGGATTTAGGCAACGAGTTGCCTGGGGGGTGGCCCTTGGTGGCCTATATGCCCATGTTGCCAGgctcatttccttccctttttccccgcaaagcttttatttttttttaagtaacctctatacccaacatggggctcaaacccacaaccccaagatcaacagttaCTGCTCCACTGACCGACCCAGCCAGATGCCCGGGCACAGACTCATTTTCTGCCTCTACTGAGTAGAACAGGGAactccccaccccaggggccTTTCCAGCTTCTCCCTCACAGCTGCTGTTCCTCCTCCGGGCTTCCACTCTGACTCTGCGGCCTCAGCCCTTAGCACTTGGCTTGCACATAGAACCTGAACCTCACACACTCTttggctgccccccacccccactcccagtccATCTAGTGTCTTAGAGGCCTTTTTTCCATGACGGAGACCCAGGAGATGAGCTGCCCgtcactcccctcccctgcctcctcccgcTGGTTGGAGTCAAGCCCGTATCTTAGAGGAGGCGGAAAAGAACCCAggggaaaatgagagagggaagaacaagacaaaaaaagaaaagtcggGCTGCCTTTGCCGGACGTCTACTTTACACCCGGAGCAGCATCTGGAGCGGTCCGCGATGGCTCTGTCCGCGCTCCAGGAAGGAAGCAGCATTCGGATAAAGTGAAGGGGAGATCTGAAAGGGGACTGTGTGAGAACAGAAGGGCCCCTCCTTCTCTGGCCCTGCTTCCCCTGCTAGGGCCAGGGACAGGGACAGCCTCTGCGCAGGAGAGGGGGCTGGCAGCAGATCGTCCTCATGGTCTCCCCGTCCCGACAGGGTCCTCTGAGTTGGGCCTCAGGTGGCTGTTTCTGGTGAGCGAGGGGGCCTACAGCCCAGCTTCCCAGGCCCCGACGTCGTCGGTCCCAGCCCCAGCTCACCACCTGCTCGCCTCAGTCCTTCACAGAACTCCGACTCTGTTTTCTAGTTCCCTGAACTTCGCCCTGACCCTGGAGCCGTGTCCGGTTCTCAGCACCATTCAGGGAGATGCTCTCCAGACTCCAACCCTTCTGCCTGTGTCGTCCCCCCAACCGCCCCTTTCTCCCTTGTCCTCtgactttctgtgtttttccCCAGCTCATTCTGGCCAGTGGACTGCCTGGCCCCATGCCTTGTTGGCCCTAATTCTAGCTCTTTGCTCTTAGTTCAGCCAGAATAAGGACAGGGATGAacagaaggacagagggatgGCTAGGAAAAGAGATGACAAGAGGCCAGGTCCTGAGGGCTCGTCGAGAGAAAGGTGGCATGGTgtgcagaggggtgggggtgggggcaatcAGGAGATTCGAGGACGATGGAGGGGCGCTAAGAATGGGGAAAAACCTGAATTGCTAAGGGACTTGGCGAATCTGAATAGGTAAATGTCACTGGGTCCATGTGGAGCGGTTGAAATtgagagcagaagagggaagcaggagggaggaggcattCAGAAATTTCTCTTTAGTCTTCCTAGGTCCGTTTCAGACTTTGTCTCagcttctttgtctctttgaatTACCCTCACCATTCCTCCGCGTCTGTCTCCGTCTCCCCcagtcctttctttctcttggtgTCTGCTTGTATCCCTGTGCCCCGAGATCTGTCTCTTGCCAGTTCTacttttgtgtttctctctctgagtctgcccttctctctctctctctgtcctggtTAACAGAGCCAACTGTCTGACTTTGCTTTGGAACCTTCCAGGAGTGGCCAGGCGTCTCCCCTTTGGCTGTGTTGTAGACTGTGGACTGTCCCCAGGCACAGTCTTAGGGTATGGGTTCCTGACGAGGACTGAGTGAGTTACAGTGTACGGGCCCTTTCCAGGGAGTAGGACTGACCCACAAGAGACCTTAGAGCAGGGAGGCCCGGGCCCAGGAGGGAAGCAAGCTGGCAGGGGGAGTTAGACCCGTCTCTGCTCCTCTACCCTTTCCTTCTGGCTCATGGACCAGTGCCTCTGGATCTTGCAAACTATCACAGGAAGGAACTCTGTTTCTTGTTCCCTagccctcccttttttttttttttaaatgccacttcTAGAATTGAAAGTGAAATAGTCTCAGAAAGGCTTCAGGGTGatgctggagggcagggactaGGGCTGTCTGCAAGGTGAGGCCTGTGGTGCCTCTTGGGTGCGGGGGGTTGCTCGGAGGGGAGTCAGAGGCCTGCCCCTGCTTCGGCCGCAGACCTGGACGTCTCCCAGCCTCACTGTCTGCGGGGCTGCAAACAGGCGGGGTTGCGGCCCCGTATCCAAGGGCAGTGGGAGTGAGGCCTTGGGGGTGTCTGGGGACTAGGAGAACGGGTCCCTGCTTCCCGGGGTCTGGGTCTTGGAGGGGAGAA
The window above is part of the Mustela nigripes isolate SB6536 chromosome 10, MUSNIG.SB6536, whole genome shotgun sequence genome. Proteins encoded here:
- the PFDN2 gene encoding prefoldin subunit 2 — protein: MAESSGRTGKSSGSGAGKGAVSAEQVIAGFNRLRQEQRGLASKAAELEMELNEHSLVIDTLKEVDEARKCYRMVGGVLVERTVKEVLPALENNKEQIQKIIEALTQQLQAKGRELNEFREKHNIRLVGEDEKPPAKESSEGAGAKSSSAGVLVS
- the KLHDC9 gene encoding kelch domain-containing protein 9 isoform X2 codes for the protein MALAGSPGGAGWTWRPVARDALLARAFHSCTELQGRFYLVGGLPGGGATEPSGDTVVFDPAAGQAVQLGARGCPRRSHHDAAPVGGRWLCVVGGWDGARRLATVAALDTERGVWEAWSAAPGSRPPAGLSSHTCTSVSDRELRVAGREGGTRTQRRYGSIYTLRLDPSARTYCYKEEGCHTASRSGHCAALLPTSGHPPAHQLLLFGGCNSAEPEVAGHWGQGKIKEEPPAAPRLMEQLARLVSRGQGSGQGPRGLRHHSCSVVGPFAVLFGGETLTRARDTICNDLYVYDTRKSPSLWFHFPSADHGLKRVGHRTCLWNDQLYLVGGFGEDGRTPRPQVCVLDLFI
- the KLHDC9 gene encoding kelch domain-containing protein 9 isoform X1, producing MALAGSPGGAGWTWRPVARDALLARAFHSCTELQGRFYLVGGLPGGGATEPSGDTVVFDPAAGQAVQLGARGCPRRSHHDAAPVGGRWLCVVGGWDGARRLATVAALDTERGVWEAWSAAPGSRPPAGLSSHTCTSVSDRELRVAGREGGTRTQRRYGSIYTLRLDPSARTYWPELLHTPSYKEEGCHTASRSGHCAALLPTSGHPPAHQLLLFGGCNSAEPEVAGHWGQGKIKEEPPAAPRLMEQLARLVSRGQGSGQGPRGLRHHSCSVVGPFAVLFGGETLTRARDTICNDLYVYDTRKSPSLWFHFPSADHGLKRVGHRTCLWNDQLYLVGGFGEDGRTPRPQVCVLDLFI